From the genome of Canis lupus baileyi chromosome 32, mCanLup2.hap1, whole genome shotgun sequence, one region includes:
- the SLC24A1 gene encoding sodium/potassium/calcium exchanger 1 isoform X4, producing MGKLIRMGTRERRLLRPKRLHWSRLLFLLGMLIIGSTYQHLRSPWGLPSLWAAVSSQHPVKLASRDLPNNEMMMVSSDPPRASSEMEGDTLVPQATVGRGESTVENTPNPPRRTANITPTIPKNNYSPTEAETERRKEDTTTTPRRVLNHYTPTSSRPTVKNYTPTTPPKGEIQSYHPTQAGGKVKKYTPSPLSRIVGNYVPPTLMTVTKSHGITPKTTVKDSETMTTTKILETNPSKRMVEENTPTTLKGIINNTPTFLINDIETNILTSPRSMMEKNTLTTTRRVDDNRSTKPRILVGKNKLTTSLGTVLEHTTVISEGHVTIETTTGSSSPTETKASTATWSVSNPLFRTSASTIGISSATLWGLAKKASMAPRTSSTSEVRANPTIQVHHCVVVEPAPAVPTALSPSLTTAVIPEAPSSSPSALPPGWPDLHSKAEYPPDLFSIEERRQGWVVLHIFGMMYVFVALAIVCDEFFVPALGVITDKLQISDDVAGATFMAAGGSAPELFTSLIGVFISHSNVGIGTIVGSAVFNILFVIGTCALFSREILNLTWWPLFRDVSFYILDLMMLILFFLDSLIAWWESLLLLLAYAFYVFTMKWNKQLEIWVKEQLSKRPVAKVMALGDLSKEGEVAGAESTGEVIGEEVEAPGEGEPEGEIEAGEDEPEGEIEAGEGEPEGEIEEGKDVADCDSEGELQAEKKGTDEGEGELQAEDGEMKVDEDENEEQEFNAESQGEAQGDEKGKDGEGGGKEDGSEDEEEEEEEDDEEGEEEEEEDEEEDEEEEEANEEPLSLEWPETRQKQAIYLFLLPIVFPLWLTVPDVRRLESRKFFVVTFLGSIVWIAMFSYLMVWWAHQVGETVGISEEIMGLTILAAGTSIPDLITSVIVARKGLGDMAVSSSVGSNIFDITVGLPVPWLLFSLLNGLQPVPVSSNGLFCAIVLLFLMLLFVISSIASCKWRMNKILGFTMFLLYFVFLIISVMLEDRIISCPVSV from the exons ATGGGGAAATTGATCAGAATGGGAACACGGGAGAGGCGGTTACTCCGGCCAAAGCGTCTACATTGGAGTCGCCTCCTCTTCCTGTTGGGAATGTTGATCATCGGTTCCACCTACCAGCACCTGAGGAGTCCCTGGGGCCTCCCCTCATTGTGGGCAGCAGTCTCCTCCCAACATCCTGTAAAACTGGCCAGCCGTGACCTCCCTAACAATGAGATGATGATGGTGAGCAGTGACCCTCCAAGAGCTAGCTCTGAAATGGAGGGTGACACACTGGTGCCCCAAGCTACAGTGGGCAGGGGTGAATCAACAGTGGAGAATACCCCCAATCCACCCAGAAGAACAGCCAACATCACTCCAACAATACCCAAGAATAACTACAGtccaacagaggcagagacagaaagaaggaaggaagataccACAACCACACCCCGTAGAGTTCTGAATCATTACACCCCAACTTCAAGCAGGCCAACAGTAAAGAATTATACCCCAACAACACCACCCAAGGGAGAAATACAGAGCTACCACCCAACTCAGGCCGGGGGAAAGGTGAAGAAATACACCCCATCTCCACTTAGTAGAATAGTAGGCAATTATGTCCCACCCACACTCATGACAGTGACAAAGAGTCATGGGATCACCCCCAAAACAACAGTGAAAGACAGTGAAACTATGACAACCACTAAAATATTAGAGACCAATCCCTCTAAGAGAATGGTAGAGGAAAACACCCCAACTACCCTCAAGGGAATAATTAATAACACCCCAACTTTCCTGATAAATGACATAGAAACAAACATCTTGACTTCTCCAAGGAGTATGATGGAAAAGAACACCCTGACTACCACCAGAAGAGTGGACGATAACAGATCAACCAAGCCCCGGATATTAGTGGGAAAGAACAAGCTGACAACTTCCCTGGGAACGGTCCTGGAGCACACCACAGTCATCTCTGAGGGACATGTGACAATAGAAACCACAACAGGCAGTAGTAGCCCAACAGAAACCAAAGCTTCCACTGCTACCTGGAGTGTTAGTAATCCCTTGTTTAGAACCAGCGCATCCACCATTGGAATTTCCTCTGCCACCCTCTGGGGGCTGGCCAAGAAAGCTTCCATGGCACCCAGGACCTCATCAACCTCCGAGGTCAGGGCAAATCCAACCATCCAGGTCCATCATTGTGTGGTTGTGGAACCAGCCCCGGCTGTGCCCACCGCCCTCTCCCCCAGCCTGACAACAGCCGTGATCCCAGAGGCACCCAGTTCCAGTCCCTCAGCACTTCCTCCTGGCTGGCCAGATCTTCACTCCAAGGCAGAGTACCCCCCAGACTTGTTCAGCATAGAGGAGAGGCGACAGGGCTGGGTGGTCCTGCACATCTTTGGCATGATGTATGTGTTTGTGGCCTTGGCCATCGTGTGCGACGAGTTTTTTGTCCCGGCCCTGGGTGTCATCACAGATAAGCTACAGATCTCTGATGATGTGGCAGGGGCCACCTTCATGGCTGCTGGAGGCTCTGCCCCCGAGCTCTTCACCTCCCTCATTGGCGTCTTCATCTCCCACAGCAACGTGGGCATTGGTACCATCGTGGGCTCCGCTGTGTTCAACATCCTCTTTGTCATCGGCACCTGTGCCCTCTTCTCCCGGGAGATCCTCAATCTCACGTGGTGGCCCTTATTCCGTGACGTCTCTTTCTACATCCTTGACCTGATGATGCTCATTCTCTTCTTCCTGGACAGCCTCATTGCCTGGTGGGAAAGCCTGCTGTTGCTGCTGGCCTATGCTTTCTATGTGTTCACCATGAAGTGGAATAAGCAACTCGAGATCTGGGTGAAGGAGCAGCTCAGCAAGAGGCCAGTGGCCAAGGTCATGGCTCTAGGGGACCTCAGCAAG GAAGGAGAGGTGGCTGGAGCTGAGAGCACAGGTGAAGTGATAGGTGAAGAGGTGGAAGCTCCTG GAGAAGGTGAACCTGAAGGTGAAATTGAAGCAGGAGAAGATGAACCTGAGGGTGAAATTGAAGCGGGAGAAGGTGAACCTGAGGGTGAAATCGAAGAAGGAAAAGACGTTGCTGATTGTGACAGTGAAGGTGAActccaagcagaaaaaaaaggaactgatgaAGGTGAAGGTGAACTCCAAGCAGAAGACGGTGAAATGAAAGTTGATGAGGATGAAAATGAAGAGCAGGAATTCAATGCTGaaagtcaaggtgaagcccaaggTGATGAGAAAGGTAAAGATGGTGAAGGGGGAGGTAAAGAAGATGGCAGTgaagatgaagaggaggaagaggaggaggacgatgaggagggcgaggaggaggaggaggaggacgaggaggaggacgaggaagaagaggaggccAATGAGGAGCCTTTGTCCCTGGAGTGGCCCGAGACCAGGCAGAAGCAGGCCATCTACCTGTTCCTCCTGCCCATTGTGTTCCCGCTGTGGCTCACAGTGCCTGACGTCCGGAGGCTG GAGTCTAGGAAGTTTTTTGTTGTCACCTTCCTGGGATCCATCGTGTGGATAGCCATGTTCTCATACCTGATGGTATGGTGGGCTCACCAG GTTGGTGAAACAGTAGGGATTTCTGAAGAGATTATGGGTTTGACGATCCTAGCAGCAGGCACATCCATTCCTGACCTCATCACCAGTGTGATTGTTGCGCGGAAAGGCCTGGGAGACATGGCTGTGTCAAGCTCTGTGGGCAGTAACATATTTGATATCACTGTGGG CCTGCCTGTTCCTtggttgcttttctctctcctcaatGGATTACAGCCAGTTCCAGTCAGCAGCAATGGCTTGTTTTGTgcaattgttttgctttttctcatgCTCTTGTTTGTGATCTCTTCAATTGCATCGTGCAAATGGAGAATGAACAAGATTTTGGGCTTCACGATGTTCCTCCTTTACTTTGTATTCTTGATAATCAGCGTGATGTTAGAAGATCGAATCATTTCCTGTCCTGTGTCTGTCTGA